A portion of the Sphaerochaeta pleomorpha str. Grapes genome contains these proteins:
- a CDS encoding KamA family radical SAM protein: protein MDQFNTRQVVAIDEEEPPLTRGDVLSSTSSNDLQTSWNRVVPRSHNSASMNKTKQFRKAFFPDATNQEWNDWHWQLSHRITTLEQITRYIDLTLEERQALELSVTQFPFSVTPYYLSLINLQDQNSALRKTVIPSIRESFTCEGESDDPLHEENTSPVPGIVHRYPDRVLFLTTSFCSVYCRYCTRSRLVGGHSEALEKHWKEAIEYIRNTPVIRDVVISGGDPLTLSDERIEYLLTEIFSIPHIEMVRIGTKVPVVLPQRITPQLLKILKRFKPLYLSVHCTHPDEITEESAKAFNNLADAGVVMGSQSVLLKGVNDSVETLTELYHQLLKVRVKPYYLFQCDPISGSAHFRTTVAKGKELIHGLRGFTSGYAIPQYVIDTPGGGGKVPILPEYEVGHDAGNLYLRNYEGRVFAYPDRAEEGTEN from the coding sequence GTGGATCAATTCAATACTAGACAAGTAGTTGCTATTGATGAAGAGGAGCCTCCGCTTACACGGGGGGACGTGCTCTCGAGTACGTCTTCGAATGATCTCCAGACGAGTTGGAATCGGGTTGTTCCGAGGTCGCACAACAGTGCCTCGATGAACAAAACCAAACAGTTCAGGAAGGCCTTTTTCCCGGACGCGACAAACCAAGAGTGGAACGATTGGCACTGGCAACTTTCCCATAGAATTACCACCCTTGAACAAATTACAAGATATATTGACCTGACTTTGGAAGAACGGCAAGCCCTTGAACTTTCAGTCACCCAATTTCCCTTTTCAGTAACTCCCTACTATTTAAGTCTCATCAACCTCCAAGACCAAAACAGCGCATTACGGAAAACCGTCATACCTTCTATCAGGGAATCCTTTACCTGTGAGGGTGAAAGTGACGATCCCCTCCATGAAGAGAATACCAGTCCGGTTCCGGGAATTGTTCACCGGTATCCTGACAGGGTGCTTTTCCTGACTACAAGCTTTTGCTCGGTCTATTGCCGGTATTGTACCCGGTCCAGACTTGTCGGTGGACATTCCGAGGCTTTGGAAAAGCATTGGAAGGAAGCAATCGAATATATCAGGAATACCCCGGTAATCCGCGATGTCGTCATCAGCGGAGGAGACCCCCTTACCTTATCCGACGAACGAATCGAGTATCTGCTTACTGAAATCTTTTCCATCCCACATATCGAGATGGTGAGGATAGGAACAAAGGTCCCTGTCGTACTGCCTCAAAGAATAACGCCTCAGTTGCTGAAGATTCTCAAGCGTTTCAAACCGCTTTATTTGAGTGTGCATTGCACGCATCCCGATGAGATAACCGAAGAATCGGCAAAGGCCTTCAACAACCTTGCTGACGCCGGGGTAGTCATGGGAAGCCAGTCCGTGTTGCTCAAGGGAGTGAATGACTCGGTCGAGACCTTGACTGAGCTCTACCACCAGCTGCTGAAAGTGCGCGTCAAACCCTATTACCTTTTCCAGTGTGACCCAATATCAGGATCGGCACATTTCCGCACTACGGTAGCCAAAGGCAAGGAATTGATCCATGGCCTCAGGGGTTTTACCAGTGGATATGCCATTCCCCAGTATGTAATCGATACCCCGGGAGGCGGAGGCAAGGTGCCTATTCTCCCTGAGTATGAAGTAGGCCATGATGCAGGCAACCTGTATCTTCGCAATTATGAGGGAAGGGTCTTTGCCTATCCCGACCGTGCCGAAGAGGGCACAGAGAATTGA